One region of Vitis vinifera cultivar Pinot Noir 40024 chromosome 1, ASM3070453v1 genomic DNA includes:
- the LOC109123438 gene encoding uncharacterized mitochondrial protein AtMg00810-like, whose translation MFYKHSNEGKVAILIVYIDDIVLTGDDCNELEKLKGKLAEEFELKDLGALKYFLGMEFARSKEGIFVNQRDYVLDLLDETCMLGCKPTETPIEPNVKLQPTKAKNVKGQDCYQRLVGRLIYLSHTRPDIVFSVSMVSQFMHVPGPEHFEAVYRILRYLRGHQVEAFCLSHNDTYKLKPTPKLIGLEA comes from the coding sequence ATGTTCTACAAACATTCAAATGAAGGTAAAGTAGCCATCTTAATTGTGTATATTGACGATATTGTGTTAACTGGGGATGATTGCAATGAACTAGAGAAGCTGAAAGGGAAACTTGCTGAGGAATTTGAGCTTAAGGACCTAGGGGcattaaaatactttcttggaatGGAGTTTGCTAGGTCCAAAGAAGGTATCTTTGTAAATCAGCGGGATTAtgttcttgatcttcttgatgAGACATGTATGTTAGGATGTAAGCCTACTGAAACACCTATAGAGCCAAATGTAAAATTGCAGCCTACAAAAGCCAAGAATGTGAAGGGCCAAGATTGTTATCAGAGACTTGTTGGGAGATTAATTTACCTATCCCATACACGCCCTGACATAGTCTTCTCAGTGAGTATGGTTAGTCAGTTTATGCATGTGCCTGGACCAGAGCATTTTGAAGCTGTTTACAGGATTCTAAGGTATCTAAGGGGACACCAGGTAGAGGCTTTCTGTTTAAGTCACAATGACACCTACAAATTGAAGCCTACACCGAAGCTGATTGGGCTGGAAGCATAG